In Dioscorea cayenensis subsp. rotundata cultivar TDr96_F1 chromosome 9, TDr96_F1_v2_PseudoChromosome.rev07_lg8_w22 25.fasta, whole genome shotgun sequence, a genomic segment contains:
- the LOC120269207 gene encoding RING-H2 finger protein ATL74-like, protein MSCIEIIRRQTMRKLMDPILEPPPVTPSHGGAPGGGAEDGFDTNMVIILAALLCALICALGLNSIVRCVLRCSGRTVEEPPEEAAGRLAGTGLKKRMIRRLPVSMYGAGGGIRSTECPICLGEFADGEKVRVLPKCNHGFHIRCIDTWLVAHSSCPTCRNSLLDRPETAGGAAAPPLEEGVMMVDGDS, encoded by the coding sequence ATGTCTTGCATTGAAATTATTCGAAGACAAACCATGCGGAAGCTAATGGACCCAATTCTAGAGCCACCGCCGGTTACGCCATCACACGGTGGCGCACCGGGTGGCGGTGCTGAAGACGGGTTCGATACTAATATGGTCATCATCCTTGCTGCCTTACTTTGCGCACTTATCTGTGCTCTTGGGTTAAATTCGATAGTCCGGTGTGTACTCCGGTGCAGCGGGAGAACAGTAGAGGAGCCGCCGGAGGAGGCAGCCGGGAGGTTGGCGGGGACCGGGTTGAAGAAGAGGATGATTAGAAGGTTGCCGGTTTCGATGTATGGGGCTGGTGGAGGAATACGGTCGACGGAGTGTCCAATATGTCTCGGAGAATTTGCCGACGGTGAGAAAGTGAGGGTGTTGCCTAAGTGTAACCATGGCTTTCATATCCGGTGCATTGACACATGGTTAGTAGCACACTCTTCTTGTCCTACTTGCCGGAATTCACTTCTTGATCGGCCGGAGACGGCCGGAGGTGCGGCAGCGCCACCGCTGGAGGAAGGGGTCATGATGGTTGATGGTGATAGCTAG